One Bdellovibrio bacteriovorus str. Tiberius DNA segment encodes these proteins:
- a CDS encoding TetR/AcrR family transcriptional regulator, with protein MATESKEEIYFAVCNAILKMEVAKGHLQWTLSDISRESNVTRSLIYYYFGKEKDKVLEEAYKFVISHIFNMERTKTVGIRERLRTVLRDVKNMPYLFVLYYLEKNAGTQFGKMINEAEALLMKAMKIEFPTLSEVQILEIYLKELGAIAFQLPPERVDDLFADYIKKN; from the coding sequence ATGGCAACTGAATCGAAAGAAGAAATCTATTTTGCGGTCTGTAACGCTATTCTGAAGATGGAAGTGGCCAAAGGTCATTTACAGTGGACCTTGTCTGATATCTCCAGAGAATCCAACGTCACCCGGTCCTTGATTTACTATTATTTCGGGAAGGAAAAAGACAAGGTTCTGGAAGAGGCCTATAAATTCGTTATTTCTCATATCTTCAATATGGAGCGCACTAAAACTGTCGGCATTCGCGAGCGGCTGCGCACTGTTTTGCGGGATGTGAAGAATATGCCTTATTTGTTTGTGCTTTATTATCTGGAGAAAAACGCCGGAACCCAGTTCGGCAAGATGATCAATGAGGCGGAAGCGTTGTTGATGAAAGCGATGAAAATCGAATTCCCAACGTTAAGCGAAGTTCAGATTCTGGAGATCTATCTGAAAGAGCTTGGGGCCATCGCGTTCCAGCTGCCGCCAGAACGGGTCGATGACCTGTTTGCTGATTACATCAAAAAGAACTAA
- a CDS encoding outer membrane lipoprotein-sorting protein, whose translation MINTTIAKIFSKVSVKTVCISTLLFVFLASVLGLFALPGLQTQYSLKQFLPVDNPLLQRDEHTKQVFQLSEAQPFIVTAKIKEDGETWFSHDKIQSLKSLTDLLANYPGVKGTLSLATVQGAVNNKEGLSVGPLLQNLPHEKWQTETLANPLISPTLISEDAKTASVIVNIKSLNTKDLLSLRQNLEVTATAAVPFAHIEIGGTPAVQTDVGVLLQTEIRNFVVLGFLACFLVLGLIFANWSPLIISFVTIIFANIIVLAIMALAGYPFSVLSTTIPILTTVDVVSLIIHTLLRYAEEQKNQPHLTHQQRVVYTFKVLLGPNFFASTTTMIGFLSLLMTKVPLIRDYGVTAAGAIVIGWLVTTMTLFPMLYFMQGPKARDWAWAKARWGLYLFRRSGIWAFLIILVCSALAIKGQGLSWSARLFDDLPANHQVRLSTETIDRELGGMIPVDIEVKGPADSWNEPKLLARLDQLLSELRTVEGVGSVVGLPDLVAAANLHHSRLPASRSSTAEIFFLYSLSSASPLKNFLTTDSANTRISVRTYDLPSNQLHSVVDQIREKAKAAFPQMNVEVTGMGSTIHHLNNELSKELIFGFWHSMIAIALVLVVVFRSVRWAIVACIPNLVPPAALLGFLAISQTPIKPSVAIIFSIALGLAFNNTVYLLERLRYMQKKSKSKELEIERTLWREGNPCLISSLTLLAGFSVFMASYFAMNRIFGFYMLLSMLAGLVGDLILLPTLLKSCPWLLGPVPWKKEKVMATTAMILLTLFVAMAPIPTHAQLPTAEKLGEEMSQRLRSRDEQFVVKMKIIEADGSSKDREMKIWRFSPQKKEHYLLVRMQKPQDLKGTALLATLKGEQEDKWIYLPSTKQTRRLTGESGQGGILGSELSTEDFDFNRDQAAQNVIKKEAEIGGKKYLIVESDVNATSSSYSKIISYVSSVEYVPVKMECYDKQGKLLKTLDFTGYKKVSGGKMRASKISIKNVQNKRATVIGLAQVKIDQGLTAARFTPKALAED comes from the coding sequence ATGATAAATACGACAATCGCCAAAATATTTTCAAAAGTTTCCGTCAAAACAGTCTGCATTTCTACCCTTCTTTTTGTTTTTCTGGCCTCTGTCCTTGGTCTGTTCGCTCTGCCTGGTTTACAAACGCAGTACAGTTTAAAGCAATTTTTGCCAGTGGATAATCCGCTGCTACAAAGAGATGAACATACTAAACAGGTGTTTCAGCTTTCAGAAGCCCAGCCCTTTATTGTCACCGCCAAGATCAAAGAAGACGGCGAAACCTGGTTCAGTCACGATAAAATTCAGAGTTTAAAATCCCTCACGGATCTGCTGGCAAATTATCCCGGCGTCAAAGGCACCTTAAGCCTGGCCACCGTACAGGGTGCTGTAAACAATAAAGAGGGCCTGAGCGTCGGCCCCCTGCTGCAAAATCTTCCCCATGAAAAATGGCAGACTGAAACCCTGGCCAATCCCCTGATTTCGCCGACGCTGATTTCAGAAGATGCAAAAACGGCCTCTGTTATTGTCAACATCAAGTCCCTGAACACGAAGGACTTGCTCAGTCTGCGCCAGAATCTGGAGGTCACGGCCACCGCCGCTGTGCCTTTTGCTCACATTGAAATTGGCGGAACTCCGGCCGTCCAGACCGATGTGGGCGTCCTGCTGCAGACCGAGATCCGTAATTTTGTTGTTCTGGGATTTCTGGCGTGCTTTCTGGTGCTGGGATTGATATTTGCCAATTGGTCCCCTTTGATTATTTCATTTGTGACCATCATATTTGCCAACATCATTGTTCTGGCCATCATGGCACTTGCTGGATATCCGTTTTCAGTCCTGTCTACAACAATTCCGATTCTGACCACCGTGGATGTGGTGTCATTGATTATTCATACACTTCTGCGCTACGCCGAAGAACAAAAGAACCAGCCACACCTGACCCATCAGCAACGTGTTGTCTACACGTTCAAAGTTTTGCTGGGACCCAATTTCTTTGCCTCCACAACCACGATGATCGGCTTCTTAAGCCTGTTGATGACCAAGGTTCCGTTGATTCGTGACTATGGCGTAACCGCCGCCGGAGCCATTGTGATTGGCTGGCTGGTCACGACAATGACCCTGTTCCCTATGCTTTATTTTATGCAAGGCCCCAAAGCCCGCGACTGGGCCTGGGCTAAGGCACGCTGGGGCTTGTATCTGTTCCGCCGCTCGGGCATCTGGGCATTTTTAATCATCCTGGTGTGTTCAGCATTGGCGATCAAAGGTCAGGGGCTTTCCTGGTCCGCCCGGTTGTTTGATGACCTGCCTGCGAATCACCAGGTGCGCCTGTCCACTGAAACCATTGATCGGGAACTGGGTGGAATGATTCCGGTTGATATTGAAGTCAAGGGGCCTGCAGATTCATGGAATGAACCAAAATTACTGGCGCGTCTGGATCAACTGTTGTCTGAACTTCGCACTGTCGAAGGTGTCGGCAGCGTCGTGGGACTTCCGGATCTGGTGGCCGCCGCCAATCTGCACCATTCCCGCCTGCCAGCCAGCCGTTCATCAACGGCCGAAATATTTTTCCTTTATTCCTTAAGCAGCGCAAGCCCGCTTAAGAACTTCCTGACTACAGATTCTGCCAACACGCGGATCTCAGTGCGGACCTATGATCTGCCATCCAATCAGCTGCATTCTGTGGTGGATCAAATTCGTGAAAAGGCCAAAGCGGCTTTCCCGCAGATGAATGTCGAGGTCACAGGCATGGGTTCGACCATTCATCACTTGAACAATGAACTTTCCAAAGAACTGATTTTCGGCTTCTGGCATTCGATGATTGCAATCGCCCTGGTGCTGGTGGTGGTCTTCCGCTCTGTTCGCTGGGCCATCGTGGCCTGCATTCCCAATCTGGTGCCGCCGGCAGCTTTACTGGGCTTTCTGGCAATTTCACAAACACCCATCAAACCCAGTGTCGCCATTATCTTTTCGATCGCGCTGGGGTTGGCATTTAACAATACAGTTTATTTGCTGGAGCGGCTTCGTTACATGCAGAAAAAGTCCAAGAGCAAAGAGCTTGAGATCGAACGCACTCTGTGGCGCGAGGGAAATCCTTGTCTTATCTCAAGCCTGACCCTGCTTGCGGGCTTCTCTGTCTTTATGGCGTCTTATTTTGCAATGAACAGGATCTTTGGCTTCTACATGCTACTGTCAATGCTCGCTGGACTGGTTGGTGATTTGATTCTTCTTCCAACTTTGCTGAAAAGTTGCCCTTGGTTGCTCGGTCCCGTACCGTGGAAAAAGGAGAAAGTCATGGCAACAACAGCAATGATACTTTTGACACTATTTGTAGCAATGGCCCCAATTCCAACGCATGCCCAGCTTCCCACTGCGGAAAAGTTGGGTGAAGAAATGAGCCAGCGCCTGCGTTCCCGGGATGAACAGTTCGTCGTGAAAATGAAGATCATCGAGGCCGACGGCTCAAGCAAAGACCGCGAAATGAAAATTTGGCGGTTCAGCCCCCAAAAAAAAGAGCACTATCTTCTGGTGCGCATGCAAAAGCCGCAGGATTTAAAAGGCACCGCCTTGCTGGCCACCCTGAAAGGTGAACAAGAGGACAAATGGATTTATCTGCCCTCAACCAAACAAACCCGCCGACTGACCGGCGAATCGGGCCAAGGGGGCATCCTGGGGTCTGAGCTTTCCACCGAGGATTTTGATTTCAATCGCGACCAGGCGGCGCAAAATGTCATCAAAAAAGAGGCTGAAATCGGCGGCAAGAAATATCTGATTGTGGAATCAGACGTCAACGCCACCTCTTCGTCCTATTCCAAAATTATCAGCTACGTTTCATCGGTCGAGTATGTTCCCGTGAAGATGGAATGTTACGACAAACAGGGAAAACTTTTAAAAACCCTGGATTTCACTGGATACAAAAAAGTCTCTGGAGGCAAAATGCGCGCTTCCAAGATCAGCATTAAAAATGTCCAGAATAAAAGAGCCACGGTTATTGGATTGGCCCAGGTGAAGATCGACCAGGGGCTGACGGCCGCGCGCTTTACACCGAAAGCGCTGGCTGAGGATTAG
- a CDS encoding PilZ domain-containing protein yields the protein MNPKNWFVLTEGQVNGPFDVQEVESRVASAKEAQIWGRGQSEWMTPIKWRQSLKDSSQAAVSANEPEGLWKVRVEGKDRPPMKYSALISFLKGMTDFSAVDVCADNSNVWKEIYSIPRIVDDLGISRRSHPRVPMVGTLACESPKGEFSCRVISISEGGLGVNDAQNLQIGERFKGTLTSPNLFVTINTTCEVVYVGNDGYAGLRFVGLPEEFKSSIIEYVRKFAMV from the coding sequence GTGAATCCAAAAAACTGGTTCGTGCTTACCGAAGGACAGGTCAACGGCCCTTTCGATGTTCAGGAAGTGGAATCCCGTGTGGCCTCTGCCAAGGAAGCTCAAATCTGGGGGCGTGGGCAAAGCGAATGGATGACCCCTATCAAGTGGCGCCAGTCATTGAAGGATTCAAGCCAAGCGGCGGTTTCTGCCAATGAGCCTGAAGGACTTTGGAAAGTTCGCGTGGAAGGCAAAGACCGCCCTCCAATGAAATACTCAGCCCTGATTTCTTTCCTGAAAGGCATGACCGATTTTTCTGCGGTGGATGTGTGTGCGGATAATTCCAATGTTTGGAAGGAAATCTATTCCATTCCCCGCATTGTTGATGATCTGGGCATCAGCCGTCGCTCCCACCCGCGTGTGCCGATGGTGGGAACCCTGGCTTGTGAAAGCCCCAAGGGCGAATTCAGCTGCCGGGTGATTTCCATCAGCGAAGGCGGACTGGGCGTTAACGATGCTCAGAACCTGCAAATTGGCGAACGCTTTAAAGGGACGCTGACCAGTCCCAATCTGTTTGTGACTATCAACACGACTTGCGAAGTGGTTTATGTCGGAAACGACGGCTATGCCGGACTTCGTTTTGTCGGCTTACCAGAAGAATTCAAAAGTTCGATCATCGAATACGTGCGCAAGTTTGCCATGGTTTAA
- a CDS encoding NADPH-dependent FMN reductase: MKYIIAGTDRPDSNTLKVSKIIQGIYKDLGEAVEIIDLKDLKQHLHDDIHYGKPSEALQPYLNKVLGSEGLIVVCPEYNGSMPGILKYFIDHLKFPESFEYRPVCFVGLGAMFGALRPVEHLQGVFGYRNAFIFPERVFMMNVFKIINAEGQLTDELMKSLLVKQAKGFQKFTEALKAYKLDANSFIESKKST, encoded by the coding sequence ATGAAATACATCATCGCCGGTACAGACCGTCCCGATTCCAACACTCTTAAAGTTTCCAAAATTATCCAGGGAATCTATAAAGATCTGGGTGAAGCTGTTGAAATCATCGATCTGAAAGATCTGAAGCAGCATCTGCATGACGACATTCACTATGGAAAACCTTCTGAAGCTTTGCAGCCATACTTGAACAAGGTTCTTGGCAGCGAAGGTCTGATTGTGGTGTGTCCTGAGTACAATGGCTCTATGCCGGGCATTCTGAAGTACTTCATTGATCACTTGAAGTTCCCAGAGTCCTTCGAATATCGTCCGGTTTGTTTTGTGGGTTTGGGCGCGATGTTTGGCGCGCTTCGTCCGGTGGAACATCTGCAAGGGGTTTTCGGATACCGCAATGCCTTTATCTTCCCGGAACGCGTCTTTATGATGAATGTCTTTAAGATCATCAATGCTGAAGGGCAGTTGACGGACGAGTTGATGAAGTCCCTGTTGGTCAAGCAAGCCAAAGGATTCCAGAAGTTCACAGAGGCTTTGAAAGCCTATAAACTGGATGCGAACTCGTTTATTGAGAGTAAGAAGTCGACGTAG
- a CDS encoding potassium transporter Kup: MLALGALGVVFGDIGTSPLYAMKECFGHYGLAPTPENVIGILSLIFWTLVLAICIKYMAFVLRADNKGEGGILSLMALAVRSQHSKDVSRRRWVMTIVGLFGAALLYGDGIITPAISVLSAMEGLTLVAPQFHPYIIPLTIFVMNALFLMQKYGTARIGVVFGPILLIWFTVLGLLGIRGMAENLHIFEALLPHHGIEFLINNGMAGFLVLGSVFLVVTGGEALYADMGHFGKRPIRLAWFFVALPALILNYFGQGALLLNNPEAVSNPFYMLAPKWALLPMVMLSTMATVIASQALITGVFSITRQAIQLGFCPRVNIIHTSSQEIGQIYIPIVNWSMFIGVIWLVLTFKTSSNLAAAYGIAVTGATTITTILAFEVARQKWKWSLLKASAIFGSFLVMDLAFFGANVHKIPHGGWVPLMIGAIIYLLMTTWQKGRQILFRRLKERSMPIEDFCQKLLREPPLRAPGTAIYMAGDPWGVPAPLLHNMKHNKVLHQRVAILTIQTKEVPFVSKRDRISIQEVIPNIYRIIANYGFMEIPKMKHILEACRQRDINFNVNETTFVLGRETIIAEKGPNRPGETGMAHWRERLFAIMSKNAQRPTAFFRIPPNQVIEVGIQVEI, translated from the coding sequence ATGCTCGCTTTAGGCGCCCTTGGTGTGGTGTTTGGAGATATCGGCACAAGCCCCCTTTACGCCATGAAGGAGTGTTTCGGTCACTACGGCCTGGCACCCACGCCTGAGAACGTGATCGGGATTCTGTCTTTGATTTTCTGGACCCTGGTTCTTGCGATTTGTATCAAGTACATGGCGTTCGTCCTCAGAGCAGACAATAAAGGCGAAGGTGGAATTCTTTCGTTGATGGCTTTGGCTGTGCGCAGCCAGCACTCTAAGGATGTTTCGCGCCGTCGCTGGGTCATGACAATTGTCGGTCTTTTTGGGGCCGCGCTTTTGTATGGTGATGGAATTATCACTCCGGCGATCTCGGTCCTTTCGGCGATGGAAGGTCTGACGCTGGTGGCTCCACAATTCCATCCGTATATTATTCCGTTAACGATCTTTGTGATGAATGCTTTATTCTTGATGCAGAAATACGGCACAGCTCGTATTGGCGTTGTTTTTGGACCGATTCTTCTGATCTGGTTCACAGTGTTGGGGTTGCTGGGTATTCGCGGGATGGCTGAAAATCTACATATCTTCGAAGCTTTGCTGCCACACCATGGAATCGAGTTCTTAATAAATAACGGAATGGCCGGATTCCTGGTGTTGGGTTCTGTGTTTCTGGTCGTGACGGGTGGCGAGGCCCTTTATGCGGATATGGGTCACTTTGGTAAAAGGCCGATCCGTCTGGCGTGGTTCTTTGTGGCTTTGCCGGCGCTGATATTGAATTACTTCGGTCAGGGTGCTTTGCTTTTGAATAATCCCGAAGCGGTTTCAAACCCATTCTACATGCTTGCGCCCAAGTGGGCGTTGCTTCCGATGGTCATGCTGTCCACGATGGCAACGGTGATTGCCTCTCAAGCCTTGATCACAGGGGTGTTCTCAATCACGCGTCAGGCGATCCAGCTGGGATTCTGTCCTCGTGTGAACATCATCCATACCTCCAGTCAGGAGATCGGACAGATCTATATCCCGATCGTGAACTGGTCCATGTTCATCGGTGTCATCTGGTTGGTATTGACGTTTAAAACATCAAGCAATCTTGCTGCGGCTTACGGAATAGCAGTCACGGGTGCGACAACAATCACGACAATCCTGGCCTTTGAAGTGGCCCGTCAAAAATGGAAGTGGAGTCTGTTGAAAGCTTCCGCCATCTTTGGCAGTTTCCTGGTGATGGATCTGGCCTTCTTTGGTGCCAACGTTCATAAGATCCCGCATGGTGGTTGGGTGCCACTGATGATTGGCGCGATCATTTACCTGTTAATGACGACCTGGCAAAAAGGGCGTCAGATTTTGTTCCGACGTCTTAAAGAACGTTCCATGCCGATTGAGGACTTCTGTCAAAAGCTTCTGCGTGAGCCGCCTCTGCGTGCGCCGGGCACGGCGATTTATATGGCGGGTGACCCTTGGGGTGTGCCAGCGCCGTTGCTGCACAACATGAAACATAACAAGGTTCTGCATCAGCGCGTGGCGATTCTGACCATTCAGACCAAGGAAGTTCCGTTTGTTTCCAAACGTGATCGTATTTCCATTCAGGAAGTCATTCCCAATATCTATCGCATTATTGCCAACTACGGCTTTATGGAAATTCCCAAGATGAAACATATTCTTGAGGCCTGCCGTCAGCGTGATATCAACTTTAACGTGAATGAAACGACCTTCGTTTTGGGTCGTGAAACCATCATCGCAGAAAAAGGACCCAACCGTCCGGGCGAAACCGGCATGGCGCACTGGCGTGAACGTCTGTTTGCGATCATGTCCAAGAATGCCCAGCGACCGACAGCCTTCTTCCGCATTCCACCGAATCAGGTGATTGAAGTCGGAATTCAGGTCGAGATTTAA
- a CDS encoding patatin-like phospholipase family protein, producing the protein MSSLGLVLSGGGARGAYQAGVINALAEISRQEGIAYPFSYYTGVSAGAINTAFLTTADNCHIGAATAKLTELWTGISAEQVYVSDIFSLSKGGIQWLMDLSMGGMKKSSPHRSLLETKPLHELIRKNCDFGNIQKNIDAKRFRAVAISALDYFTTSTVTFIQGEEKIPTWTRVRKVGIAGKITAEHVMASASIPLLFPATTVDGRFFGDGSIRNQSPCAPAIYMGARKLIAIGVRKKQDICFASQKVNTHESPSIARVVSVILNTVMMDGLEADIERIERINLNLQKIAASELDNVSVKPVKHLWISPSVDLGEVASMKTENLPPMIRYLLRGLGTLQEASEIASFLLFEKSYSTDLIEIGYKDGMNVKEQVLRLLHED; encoded by the coding sequence TTGTCATCCCTCGGTCTTGTTTTATCAGGCGGCGGAGCCCGCGGCGCTTACCAGGCAGGAGTCATCAACGCTCTGGCTGAAATCAGCCGCCAGGAAGGCATTGCTTATCCTTTTTCCTATTACACCGGCGTCAGTGCGGGCGCCATCAACACAGCTTTCCTGACGACTGCCGACAACTGCCACATTGGTGCTGCGACAGCCAAACTCACCGAGCTCTGGACCGGCATCAGCGCCGAGCAAGTTTATGTCAGCGATATTTTTTCGTTATCAAAAGGCGGCATTCAGTGGCTGATGGATCTGTCCATGGGCGGAATGAAAAAATCTTCGCCTCATCGATCTTTGCTGGAAACAAAACCGCTGCACGAACTGATCAGAAAAAACTGTGATTTCGGCAATATTCAAAAAAACATCGACGCCAAACGATTCCGTGCGGTGGCGATTTCAGCGCTGGACTATTTCACAACCTCCACTGTCACTTTCATTCAAGGGGAAGAAAAAATCCCCACCTGGACCCGTGTGCGCAAAGTGGGTATTGCCGGAAAGATCACTGCAGAACATGTGATGGCTTCAGCCTCTATCCCGTTGCTTTTTCCCGCCACCACGGTGGACGGACGATTCTTCGGAGATGGCAGTATTCGCAACCAGTCCCCTTGTGCGCCGGCGATTTATATGGGGGCGCGCAAACTGATTGCCATCGGTGTTCGCAAGAAACAGGACATCTGCTTTGCCTCGCAAAAAGTAAACACTCACGAGTCCCCGTCCATTGCCCGGGTCGTCAGTGTGATTCTGAACACGGTTATGATGGATGGTCTGGAAGCCGACATAGAACGCATTGAAAGGATTAATTTAAATCTGCAGAAAATTGCTGCCAGTGAACTTGATAATGTGTCGGTAAAACCTGTGAAACACCTGTGGATTTCCCCATCAGTGGATCTGGGTGAAGTCGCCTCGATGAAAACTGAAAACCTGCCGCCGATGATTCGTTATCTGCTGCGGGGTCTGGGGACTTTGCAGGAAGCCAGCGAGATCGCAAGCTTTCTGTTGTTTGAAAAATCCTATTCCACGGATTTGATTGAAATAGGATACAAGGACGGCATGAACGTCAAAGAGCAGGTTTTGCGCCTGCTCCATGAAGATTAA